A single region of the Geobacillus subterraneus genome encodes:
- a CDS encoding P1 family peptidase, whose product MRQKLRDLGFSIGTLPTGKRNQITDVSGVRVGHVTIREERDERTVVRTGVTAVLPHGGNWFLEKVPAACFVLNGFGKTAGLVQVEELGTIESPIMLTNTFSVGAVWQGTLEYMLAMTPEIGDTTGSANIVVGECNDSYLNAARALAVTKAHAKQAIAEARVDMEEGAVGAGTGMMCFGWKGGVGSSSRIAGGMYTVGALVVSNFGRREELRFVPYVPPAFDEREVPPGSIMMIIATDAPLDARQLKRLARRATVGLGRTGSCVHHGSGDIVIAFSNAYTIPHFSDSALQSVPPLIRDDAPLMNELFQAAIEATEEAIWNSLTMAETTTGRNGRIGEAIPYALLERMKRAW is encoded by the coding sequence ATGCGCCAAAAACTTCGCGATCTCGGGTTTTCGATCGGCACGCTTCCGACAGGGAAGCGGAATCAAATTACGGATGTGTCCGGCGTTCGGGTCGGGCATGTGACGATTCGTGAAGAGCGGGATGAACGGACGGTGGTCCGCACTGGGGTGACGGCGGTGTTGCCGCATGGGGGGAATTGGTTTTTAGAGAAGGTGCCGGCGGCGTGCTTTGTCCTGAACGGGTTCGGGAAAACCGCGGGACTTGTGCAAGTCGAGGAGCTGGGGACGATCGAGTCGCCGATTATGCTGACCAATACGTTCAGTGTCGGCGCTGTCTGGCAAGGGACGCTTGAGTATATGCTTGCGATGACGCCGGAGATCGGAGATACGACCGGGTCGGCCAACATTGTCGTCGGGGAATGCAATGACAGCTATTTGAATGCGGCGCGGGCGCTGGCGGTGACGAAGGCGCATGCGAAACAGGCGATTGCCGAAGCGCGGGTAGATATGGAAGAAGGAGCGGTCGGCGCGGGGACGGGGATGATGTGCTTCGGCTGGAAAGGGGGCGTCGGCAGTTCATCGCGGATCGCGGGCGGGATGTATACGGTCGGGGCGCTGGTGGTGAGCAATTTCGGCCGGCGCGAGGAGCTGCGGTTTGTGCCGTATGTGCCGCCGGCGTTCGATGAACGGGAAGTGCCGCCTGGGTCGATTATGATGATCATCGCGACCGATGCGCCGCTCGATGCCCGGCAGTTGAAGCGGCTGGCGAGGCGGGCGACGGTGGGGCTCGGGCGGACGGGAAGCTGCGTCCATCACGGGAGCGGTGATATTGTGATTGCGTTTTCCAACGCTTACACGATCCCGCATTTTTCCGATTCTGCCCTTCAATCGGTCCCGCCGCTCATCCGCGACGATGCGCCGCTTATGAATGAGCTGTTCCAAGCGGCGATTGAGGCGACCGAGGAAGCGATTTGGAATTCGCTCACGATGGCGGAGACGACAACCGGACGCAACGGGCGGATCGGGGAAGCGATTCCGTATGCGCTGCTGGAACGGATGAAACGGGCGTGGTGA